Sequence from the Microbacterium dextranolyticum genome:
CGAGAGGAGGCGTTCGTGGTTGTTCGATACATGGGTACGAAGCGCCATATGGCGGACCATGTACGCGACGCCATCGCTGAGCTGGAACCCGCGGGACGTGTGGTTGACCTGTTCTCTGGCATGGGGAGCGTAGCTGAGAGCCTGCAAGAAACAGCGTCAGTTGTTACCAACGATGCGATGAGCTTCACCGCCGCGTTGTCGCGCGCGCGTTTCACGGGTTCAGATCGCGAAACTACCTCGGCGGATGTGATCAAGCGACTCAAGCCGGCATACGAAGCACGGCGTCGGGAGTTGGAATTGGTGTATGCGACTGAGCTGAATAGCGAGGTTACAGCGCTGGAAGGTTCACGTACAGACCTACTCAACTACATGGACAAGGCGCAGCACGTCGGAAACTCCACTGCGCAGCGACGCACCGCGAAGGCTGCCGCGGAGTCGAGCGGATCAGACCACTACGCCCTGGCGAGCCTGTACTTCTCCGCTGGATATCTCAGCCTCCGCCAGGCTGTTCAGTTGGACGCCGCGCGCGCGGCAATCGATGCGGACTCGCACCTGGAAGATCGTGACTGGATGTTGGCAGCCTGGATCGCCGCAACATCCGTTCTCGTCAATGCGCCCGGGCACACTGCTCAATTCCTTCGCCCGAACTCCGATTCGGCACACACTCGAATTGTCCGCACATGGACGCGTTCAATCTGGGACGAGTTCACTCTGGCGCTCGACACGGTTTCCCAGGTTGGCACAGAGTCCTGGCGGCGAGATAACTCCGTCTACGTTGGGGATGCCCTCGACCTTGTAAGCGCGGGGGAGCTTCGCGATATCGGCACGGTGTATGCAGATCCGCCGTACACGAAGGATCAGTACAGCCGGTACTACCACATGTACGAAACGCTTTATCGCTACGATTTTCCGGACTCTAGTGGCGCTGGCCGAAACCGGTCGGATCGATTCACAACCGGCTTTTCGCTGAAGTCTGCTGTTGTTGCCTCATTCCATGACCTCTGCCGTAACGTCTCTCGCATGCGTGTCCCTTTGGTCATCAGCTATCCGTCGAGCGGACTCCTCGATGATGCGGGCGTAACGGTTCCCGAGATAGCCCGTCAGTACTTCGGCAACGTGCAGACTCGGTCATACAACGCGAATCACTCAACGATGGGTGCCTCCACGGGCGCATCCAAGAAGTCGGCAACGGAGAATCTCTATGTCTGTCTCGTCTGAAGCAGAAACGCAAACTACTGCGCCCCAGAATGTCACTGCGGAGCTACGCGAGCTGAACGTCTCCGATGTGGTTCCCAACGCCCAGAACCCGCGCCTTGACTTTCCGCAAGACGAATTGGACAGGCTCACCGACTCCATCGACCTTGAGGGCGTGCTCGTTCCCATCGTCGTCTATCCCAAGGACAACAAGTACGTTCTCGTCGACGGGGAACGCCGCTTCCGCTGTGCCCGTGATCTCGGCCACAGCAAAATCCCTGCTCTCATCACCACCGAACGCAGCGAGCGCGAAGTGCTCCAGCAGATGTTCAACATCCACCTTATTCGGGAGCCCTGGCGCGATATTCCGACGGCGAAAGCCCTCCAAAGGCTTGCCGAGGAGATCAAAGAATCGAGCGGCCAGGAACCCAATGACAACGAGCTGCGCGACCTCACAGGCTTGTCTATCGAACGCGTGCGCCAACTCCGCTATGTCGTTACGTTGCCAGACCAATGGCAGGATTACATCCGCGATGAGACGATCCCTCTCAACTTCTTCTGGGAGTTGAAGAAGAACGTCATCGATGCCCTGCGCAACAATCGACCCGCGATCCTCGACGAGTACGGCGAGGATCGCGTAAGCAGCGCCTTCGTTCAAAAGCGCCTCGATCAGGTGATCACGGACACGGTCAGCCTACGTAAGGTCTCGCCGATCATTAAGTTCGCGGCTCAAGATGCAGAGTCGAATGGCACTGGTAGCTCGACTCTCGACACTTCAATTCGCGACCTAATCGAGAAGCCTGAGGCGACGATCGACGACGCCTACGAAGAGACCGTCCAGATGATGGTAGAGGTCGACAAGCTCGGACGTCGCACTTCGACGATGGTAGCGGTGTTTGCGCGGCTGCTGACGAAGACGGCCGGCACATCGGACCACGACGAGGTACGCCGTCTCGGACGCGAACTCATTCAACAGGTCACGGCGCTGATCGACGCGGATGAGCAGAACGGCTGAGGTAGAGGGCGCGCTCGTGGAAGAGATCGTCGACGAACCATCCCAAGGAAAGCCTGTAGGTGTCGCTGACGTTGAGGCGGCAGCGGCACGGATCTACGCGAACACCAAAGGACAGGACTGGGTCGAAGACACGGAGCTGGACCTCGGAAGCAAACGTTGGAAGCCCAATGCGGTCTCGAATGATGGCACGCGACTCCTGTACGTATTTCTGCAGGATGAACTTCCGCGATACGTGCGCGATCGCCTCGGTCTTGCCGCGGAGCGGGGCATCAGGCCAACTCTGGCATTGAACCTTGCCACCCTGTTCAAGCCGGAGCTTGTGGAACTGCTGGTCGGCGTTGACGCGGATGTGATCGTGCTCGACGACTATGTCACGACTAGGCAACTCGACGCCAAGTCCGTTCTCGTTGCGCTTGCGGACGTCGAGGTGCCAGTTTCGCCGGAGCTCCGGAGGGGCGTCGCCAAGGTCGTTTGGTCGCGCATCGGCGACGGAACGTCACAGGAGAAAGGCCGACGGCTGGAGGCTCTGCTCGCGTTCACCTTCGCTCAGATACGTGATCTGAAGGTGGTCGAGCGCAACTACCGGAACGAGACGGAGGAGATCGATCTGGTTCTCCAGATCGACAACTTTAGTTCCCGAGTCTGGCAGAAGTCCGGAGTCCCGTTCATTCTCGTCGAAGCGAAGAACCGGTCGGACAAGGCATCCCAGCCGATGGTCTCCACGCTGATCACGAAGCTTCAGACCAAACGGGGGACCGCGCGCATCGCGGTGTTGGTGTCACTGGGTGGCTTCACCGATGACGCCCGGATGCAAGAGCTACGGTTCTCGACGCAGGACATCTGCGTTGTGATGATCGATCGCGCTCAACTAGAGAACCTGCTCTCAGCAGATGATGTCGATGCGGAGTTTGAGACCATCGTCCGACAGGCCATGCTTCGGTAGGGGGACCAGAAGGGGACCACAACCATGCAAACCATGCAATCCATGACGCGCGATGAGGGCTCCTGAGCCGCAGAACTACGCGGAAAGCGAGGCCGAGCGGCCTCTTTGGACGCCTGGGGGTCAGGGGGTCGCAGGTTCAAATCCTGTCAGCCCGACAAAAAAGCCCTGATGAGAAGCCATTTTCATCAGGGCTTTGTCATGTCTTCCGACGGGTTTTTGTTGGTCCCCCTTTGGTGGCTCTTCGGAATCAAGGGTGTAGGGAGGGTCTGAAACCTCCGGCCTCGAGCAGGCTCCTGGCTGTGTAGTTCGCGAGGTTGCGGAAGCCGAGCGCGGAGCCGCGGAGATGCTCGAGTCGGCCGTTGATCGCCTCTGTCGGACCGTTGCTCGTGCCGGCCAGGTCGAAGAACGCGAGGACGTCCGCGGCGCGCTGCTTCAACGTCCGACCGAGCCGGCAAATCTCGGCCAGCATCGCGGGGACGCCACTGCTGACGGAATCGATCACCGCCCGCATCATCTCCTTCGCCTTGTTCTTGTCGGGTTCGCGGTAGGCGGCGACGATGCGCTGGTAGATGCCCCAGGTCGCTTCGACCTCGACGTGCTCCTCGGCGGCGAACACCGCGTCGAGCCGCGCGGTCTGCTTCTCGGTGAGGAAGCTCGCGCCGGTGTGGAGGGTGCGGCGGACCCCGTAGAGCGGGTCGCCGGCGTGACCGCGGTGCCCGAGGGTGTCTTGCTGGACGCGCTGCCGGGTCCGGTCGAGCGCGTCGCCGGCCAGGCGGACGACGTGGAACGGGTCCATCACCGGAACCGCGTCGGGGAGCTCTTCGGCCGCGGCCGTCTTGAACCCGGAGAACCCGTCCATCGCGACCACCTCGATCCGGCTCGACCACTCCGCAGGCCGGGCGGCGAGCCACTCCTTGAATACCTGCTTCGACCGGCCCTCGACCATGTCCAGCAGCCGTGCGGGACCTGTCTTGTTGCGGGCGGGCGTGAGGTCGATGATCACGGTCACGTACTTGTCACCGAACCGGGTGTGACGCCAGACGTGCTCGTCGACGCCGATCGTGGTGACGCCGTCGAACCTGGCCGGATCGTCGATCAGCCGCCGCTTGCCCTCGGCGAGGATCGCGGTGTTCGCGGTGTGCCACGACACCCCCAGGCCTGCCGCGGCGCGGGAGACGGTGAGGTGGTCGACCACGATCGCCTTCAGCGCCCACCCGACCCCGCCGCGGGAGATCTTCGCCCGCCGCGCCGCCGCGTTCGTCGTGTCCTGCCGCCAGGTGCGGCGGCAGTGGCCGCACCGGTAGCGGCGCACCCGCACCAGCAGCGTCGTGGGCCGGTGACCGAACGGCTCGTGCGCGAGCGGACGCGTCACGGTGTCGCGCGGCACGCCCTCGGCGCCACACTTCCGACACCACGGGTCATCGTCAACGACGCGGCACTCGAGTACCGCCCGGTCGGGCTCGATCAACTGGCCGATGGCTTCGAGGCCGAGCTCATCGAGACGGCAGAACGTGGTGAGGTCAGGGGTCGCGAACGTAGGGTGGTGCAAGTCGAGGTCTTCCGGCAGATGGGCAGTGTGAGAACTTCCATCCTGGAAGACCTCGACGTCTATCCGCGAACCAGCCGCCGACCCTCGACTACACCCTCAACTGCGAAGAGCCCCTTTGGTCCCCTCGCCAAGGCATTGATGCCGGCTCACAGACGTCGGAGGGCGTATCTGGCTTTCTGGAGGCCGTCGCCTGTGGATAAGGGGACCAAAAGGGGACCAGAGCCTCCGATCGTGGCTCCTGGCTACC
This genomic interval carries:
- a CDS encoding DNA adenine methylase yields the protein MVVRYMGTKRHMADHVRDAIAELEPAGRVVDLFSGMGSVAESLQETASVVTNDAMSFTAALSRARFTGSDRETTSADVIKRLKPAYEARRRELELVYATELNSEVTALEGSRTDLLNYMDKAQHVGNSTAQRRTAKAAAESSGSDHYALASLYFSAGYLSLRQAVQLDAARAAIDADSHLEDRDWMLAAWIAATSVLVNAPGHTAQFLRPNSDSAHTRIVRTWTRSIWDEFTLALDTVSQVGTESWRRDNSVYVGDALDLVSAGELRDIGTVYADPPYTKDQYSRYYHMYETLYRYDFPDSSGAGRNRSDRFTTGFSLKSAVVASFHDLCRNVSRMRVPLVISYPSSGLLDDAGVTVPEIARQYFGNVQTRSYNANHSTMGASTGASKKSATENLYVCLV
- a CDS encoding ParB/RepB/Spo0J family partition protein, producing the protein MSVSSEAETQTTAPQNVTAELRELNVSDVVPNAQNPRLDFPQDELDRLTDSIDLEGVLVPIVVYPKDNKYVLVDGERRFRCARDLGHSKIPALITTERSEREVLQQMFNIHLIREPWRDIPTAKALQRLAEEIKESSGQEPNDNELRDLTGLSIERVRQLRYVVTLPDQWQDYIRDETIPLNFFWELKKNVIDALRNNRPAILDEYGEDRVSSAFVQKRLDQVITDTVSLRKVSPIIKFAAQDAESNGTGSSTLDTSIRDLIEKPEATIDDAYEETVQMMVEVDKLGRRTSTMVAVFARLLTKTAGTSDHDEVRRLGRELIQQVTALIDADEQNG
- a CDS encoding restriction endonuclease, which gives rise to MSRTAEVEGALVEEIVDEPSQGKPVGVADVEAAAARIYANTKGQDWVEDTELDLGSKRWKPNAVSNDGTRLLYVFLQDELPRYVRDRLGLAAERGIRPTLALNLATLFKPELVELLVGVDADVIVLDDYVTTRQLDAKSVLVALADVEVPVSPELRRGVAKVVWSRIGDGTSQEKGRRLEALLAFTFAQIRDLKVVERNYRNETEEIDLVLQIDNFSSRVWQKSGVPFILVEAKNRSDKASQPMVSTLITKLQTKRGTARIAVLVSLGGFTDDARMQELRFSTQDICVVMIDRAQLENLLSADDVDAEFETIVRQAMLR
- a CDS encoding ISL3 family transposase, translated to MHHPTFATPDLTTFCRLDELGLEAIGQLIEPDRAVLECRVVDDDPWCRKCGAEGVPRDTVTRPLAHEPFGHRPTTLLVRVRRYRCGHCRRTWRQDTTNAAARRAKISRGGVGWALKAIVVDHLTVSRAAAGLGVSWHTANTAILAEGKRRLIDDPARFDGVTTIGVDEHVWRHTRFGDKYVTVIIDLTPARNKTGPARLLDMVEGRSKQVFKEWLAARPAEWSSRIEVVAMDGFSGFKTAAAEELPDAVPVMDPFHVVRLAGDALDRTRQRVQQDTLGHRGHAGDPLYGVRRTLHTGASFLTEKQTARLDAVFAAEEHVEVEATWGIYQRIVAAYREPDKNKAKEMMRAVIDSVSSGVPAMLAEICRLGRTLKQRAADVLAFFDLAGTSNGPTEAINGRLEHLRGSALGFRNLANYTARSLLEAGGFRPSLHP